The Terriglobia bacterium genome contains the following window.
AGCTGCCAGCGTCGCCCGCCGAGGCGGCGGATCCAGCCGGCAGTCGAGGTGACGGCCAAGGGTATCAGCAGCAGATAGGCGGTGAAGCCCACGGTGATGAAGCGGCGTTTGGCCACGTCTTTGCCCATCTCTGCGAGATCGAAGAATTTGTCGAGGCCGATATAGGTGGAGAAGTGCAGACAGGCGTAAAAAAAGGCGAAAAGGCCGAACATGCGGCGCAGGCGGATCAGCTCGGGTAGACGCAATGCCTGGCGCAGGGGCGTGATGGCCAGGGTGAGGAGGAGAAAGCGCAGCGTCCAGTCCCCGGTGGCGTGGGTGATGAACTCGATGGGATTGGCGGTGAGACCGTGGTGCAGGCTGCGCCATACGAGGTCTGCCAGTGGCAGCAGGCCCGCGAAGAAGACGATGGTTTTGGCCCAGTTTCCGGCCAGGAAAGCGCGCACGCGGAGGCCCCAGCTCAAAAATATTTCCGGAGATCCATGCCGGAGTAGAGGCTGGCAACCTGGTCGGCATAGCCGTTGAAGGGCAGGGTGGCGCGCTTGAAGAAATCCCCCAGACGGCGCTCCTTGGCCTGGCTCCAGCGCGGGTGGTCCACGGCGGGATTGACGTTGGAGTAGAAGCCGTACTCACGGGGATTGGCGAGGTTCCAGCTGGTGGGAGGCTGGCTCGAGGTGAAGCGGATTTTCACCAGCGACTTGATGCTCTTGAAGCCGTATTTCCAGGGAAGAACCAGGCGCACCGGCGCGCCGTCCTGATTGGGCAGCGTTTCCCCGTACATGCCGAGGCAGAGCAGCGCCAGGGGATGCATCGCCTCGTCGAGGCGCAAACCTTCGACGTAAGGAAATTCCAGCCCCGCATATTTGGCCTGCGGCATCTGCGCGGGGTCGTAGAAGCTCTGGAAGGCGACGAAGCGTGCCTTGGGCGTGGGCTCGACGAGTTTGGCGAGAGCCTGAAAGGAGTAGCCGATCCAGGGCACGACAATCGACCAGGCCTCCACGCAGCGGTGCCGGTAGATGCGCTCTTCCAGGGGCGCCAGCTTCAGGAGTTCTTCCAGGGAGAACTTGCGCGGCTTGTAGACCTCGCCCTCGACGGAAACGAGCCACGGCGAGGTGCGAAAGTTTTGCGCGTTCTTTGCGGGATCGGTTTTGTCGATGCCGAATTCATAGAAGTTATTGTAGTGGGTCACGTCGTTGTAGGGAGTGGGTGGCTCGTTGGTGCGGAACGCGCCCGGGATGACGCCGCTGAGCTTGGTGGTGGCCGCGGCCGCGCGCGCCGGGGCAAACAGCTCCAACAGGCCTTTGCCGGCCAGCGCCGCGGCGCCCGCCAGGCCCACCCCGCGGAGGAACGTTCGCCGCTCCTGGTAGACGGATTTCGGCGTCACATCGGCGCTTGTCAACTCCGGTTTCCGTCGCACCAGCATTCCTGCCCTCCGGCGGCCATGAGCACGGCTTGCTCCGCATGGTCCGCGTCTATCTTGTCATTAGACGCAGAATTTGGCCCGGGGATTCGCGATCTGCACCTTACAACAGTGTGCCTCGGAGAGGCTTCGGGCTACAATAGGCGGCAGAGGAGTGGGTGAGCGGTTAAAACCGGTGGTCTTGAAAAATGAAACCGGTGGCAGTCGTGCCTCCTTCCGCCAATCATCGGCGAAGCACTGCAGACCGCCCTTCGGTTAACAGCCGGAAGTCTCAAAACTCTAAGTGTCTTTTTTGGGTATCGCTTACAAGAAAATTGGAGCTATTTTCCCCTCTTTGGTTGCACCCACACCTACACATCTGTACTAAAAATGAAGCCCTGATTGTCCAAATTAGTGTGGTGCACTATAGATGTCTTGAAAGCAGATGATTCTGGTTAAGCTAGTCCGTATTTGCGTTAAAACCCTCAACTTAGCGAAATTTCACACAGCAAACATTTTCCCCGAATCTTGGGAGTGAGCAGGCGGTGGATCGTCCAGCCTTTGCGACTACTTGAAAATTAAGGATTTAGATCCGAACGATGGCGCAGCCCGAGGTATGGTGGTCCAACTGCATTACGGAATCCACAGAAGATACCCAGAATGGCCTAAAAATGTCCCTGCAAGTTCTCTCAAGGTCAGTGGGGCACGCGATAAAGATACTGATCTATCTTGCCATCTCGGCCGGACACCCGGTCCCGGCTTCCCATGTGGCGGAGTGCGCTCAAATCCCCTGCTCCCAGGCTGCCAAAATTCTGCACTATCTGACTTTGCGGGGGTTAGTGCGCTCGCGCCGCGGTTCGAGCGGAGGCTATCTGCTTCGGGAAGGTGCGGAGCAGGCTACCGTCGAGCAGGTGATGCAGCTTTTCACGCCGCCAGTCCCTGATGAGGAAGACTATCAACCCTCCGGCCCTCTCCGGGAGATGTGGCTGGAGACCACCCGGCTCTACCAGCAGGCCTGGGGACAACTCACCATCGCAGAACTTGCAAAACGCACCGTCAACGGGAGCGAATGCCCGCTCGAAGCGAGCGGGGGTGAATCGGAACCGGCTTCGGCAGCCTCTGCTGTAAGCAAGAGAGAATCACGGTGAAAAAGCCTCTCCCAGCAGTCGCTCTTGTGGCCCTCCGATTGGCCGCGGAGTGCGCCGGCAGGCAGCACCGGAACGGGCGCGCAAATCTGACGGACGAAAAAACGGAGACAATCCTGAAGTATGTGACGCACTGAAGAAATTCTTTTTGCGGAGGTGATTCAATGCATTTCTCCAGATATTTCATGGCGGGCAGCGTGGTGCTCGGCGGGCTGTTGCTGCTCGGACAAGTCCCGCGAGTGGCTCGAGGCGGGCCGAAGGTCATCAACGTGATTGCGGATAAGGACAACCGTTTCAAGATCCCCGGACAGACCAAGCCCGTCATCACCGTGAAGGCCGGCGAGGTCATTCGCTTGCGCATCACGGCGCACAAGGCCGGCGAGTGGGACAAGGACGGAACCGTCCATAGCTTCACGATCAAAGAACTGAAAGATCAGGGCTGGGACCTGCGGCTGAAAGAGGGCGTGCAGGAATTTACCCTGGTGGCGCCGAGTGACCCCGGGGAGTATCTGATCGAGTGCACGGTGAAATGCGGCGACGGGCACGATGACATGAGAATGAGCTTGGTCGTCACCCAGTGAGGACATCCCATGACGCTGCCTCGTAGAAGCTTCTTCCAATTCCTGGCCCGCGGAACCGGGGCCATCGTCGCTTCGTGGGTGGCCATGAAGGGAATCTCAGCCACGATGTTCCGCGAAGTGCTTCCGGCGCGTTCCCTTGCTCCCACCAATCAAAAGTGGGTGATGGTGATTGATCTGGCGAAGTGCGATGGCTGCCGGGATTGCACCCGCGCCTGCAGCACCATGCACTTTGTTCCGCCCATGCAGGAATGGGTCAAGGTTTTCGAAGTGCTCGACAACCCGGCGGCGGGCCGCTATTTCCTGCCGCGCCCCTGCATGCAGTGCGATAACCCACCCTGCGTGCGCGGCTGTCCTGTGGGTGCGACGTTCAAGCGCACCGACGGCATCGTGATGATGGATCAGGAGCGCTGCATCGGCTGCCGCAACTGCATCGCGCAATGCCCGTACTCCGCGCGCTCGTTCAATTGGGGAGAACCGCAGCACACCCCGGCGGAGCTCTCCATGCCGTACTCGATGGAGTACAACTACCCGCACCGCAAGGGCGTCGTCGAGAAATGCATCTTCTGCCCCCACATGCTCCGCGCGGGCAAGCTGCCCGCCTGTGCGCAAGGGTGCAAGATGGGCGCCATCTATTTCGGGGATGAACTGGAAGACGCGGTCACGAATAGCAAGGGCGAAACGATTCAATTCACAAAAATTGCCAAGCGCGGTGCGGCCTTCCGCCTGCTGGAAGAACTGGGAACGGAGCCGCGCGTCTACTACCTTCCTCCGGCCAGCCGGAAGTATCCGACGCCGGATGAAAAGAAGGCACTGGAGATGCATTCGTGATTTCCAAACGAGAAGCGCACTTACTCAGCACCCTCACGGAAACCTCCGGGCGATTTTATCGGTTGATTGCCCTGCTACTGGCCGTCGTGCTGTGGGGGCTCTATGCCTACGTGCATCAGCTCCGCCACGGCCTGGTCG
Protein-coding sequences here:
- a CDS encoding sulfoxide reductase heme-binding subunit YedZ, producing the protein MAGNWAKTIVFFAGLLPLADLVWRSLHHGLTANPIEFITHATGDWTLRFLLLTLAITPLRQALRLPELIRLRRMFGLFAFFYACLHFSTYIGLDKFFDLAEMGKDVAKRRFITVGFTAYLLLIPLAVTSTAGWIRRLGGRRWQLLHRAIYLSATAGVIHYYWLVKSAVLRPLAYGLVVGILLLWRLAEWSARRRRALAHGPVSP
- the msrP gene encoding protein-methionine-sulfoxide reductase catalytic subunit MsrP — its product is MLVRRKPELTSADVTPKSVYQERRTFLRGVGLAGAAALAGKGLLELFAPARAAAATTKLSGVIPGAFRTNEPPTPYNDVTHYNNFYEFGIDKTDPAKNAQNFRTSPWLVSVEGEVYKPRKFSLEELLKLAPLEERIYRHRCVEAWSIVVPWIGYSFQALAKLVEPTPKARFVAFQSFYDPAQMPQAKYAGLEFPYVEGLRLDEAMHPLALLCLGMYGETLPNQDGAPVRLVLPWKYGFKSIKSLVKIRFTSSQPPTSWNLANPREYGFYSNVNPAVDHPRWSQAKERRLGDFFKRATLPFNGYADQVASLYSGMDLRKYF
- a CDS encoding Rrf2 family transcriptional regulator: MAQPEVWWSNCITESTEDTQNGLKMSLQVLSRSVGHAIKILIYLAISAGHPVPASHVAECAQIPCSQAAKILHYLTLRGLVRSRRGSSGGYLLREGAEQATVEQVMQLFTPPVPDEEDYQPSGPLREMWLETTRLYQQAWGQLTIAELAKRTVNGSECPLEASGGESEPASAASAVSKRESR
- a CDS encoding 4Fe-4S dicluster domain-containing protein, with the translated sequence MFREVLPARSLAPTNQKWVMVIDLAKCDGCRDCTRACSTMHFVPPMQEWVKVFEVLDNPAAGRYFLPRPCMQCDNPPCVRGCPVGATFKRTDGIVMMDQERCIGCRNCIAQCPYSARSFNWGEPQHTPAELSMPYSMEYNYPHRKGVVEKCIFCPHMLRAGKLPACAQGCKMGAIYFGDELEDAVTNSKGETIQFTKIAKRGAAFRLLEELGTEPRVYYLPPASRKYPTPDEKKALEMHS